One genomic segment of Corallococcus silvisoli includes these proteins:
- a CDS encoding sensor histidine kinase yields MSPLPGGPFETARHASKDEPSSPDAASARVQKDATQPPLPADEAGMSAQTRLQVLREMMAEAFLALDAQGVVHELNHRAASLLGLPYGRCEGMTPWAAQPMLAGTSLHERLLDALTTREPSRFLSELPSGVWLEVSVRPVGGETWVLATDITRRQRAESEAARTDERFRQLGERFQVALESAQMAVWETNLVTGQVFRSEGHDRLYGYMQPLAEWTHERFLASLHPDDRPAVEAQVTSIFHNDVLSYASTFRTHWPDDTWHWLNSRARVIRDANGKVMVVRGAILDITALKETEEALQEAVRTRDDFLSVASHELRTPLTSLRLQVDLLRRMFQNPTSDPLGTAKATTRLDAADRQLKRLGALLDNLLDVSRIRTGKLDFDLAPGDLATVAEDLVARFADEAKQSGVELAARLEAPAPGRFDRLRMEQVVSNLIANALRYGQGSPVQVSLRQQDDQLRLEVRDGGPGVPEVERERIFQRFAQVQGSARTGGLGLGLYIVRQILEAHGGRVWVEDAPGGGAAFVVTLPADAT; encoded by the coding sequence ATGAGTCCCCTCCCCGGCGGTCCTTTCGAAACCGCTCGCCACGCGTCGAAGGACGAGCCGTCGTCGCCGGACGCGGCATCCGCGCGTGTGCAGAAGGACGCGACCCAGCCCCCGCTCCCGGCCGACGAGGCCGGCATGTCCGCGCAGACCCGCTTGCAGGTCCTGCGGGAGATGATGGCCGAGGCGTTCCTGGCGCTGGACGCGCAGGGAGTCGTCCATGAGCTCAACCACCGGGCCGCGTCCCTCCTGGGCCTGCCATACGGCCGCTGCGAGGGCATGACGCCATGGGCAGCGCAGCCGATGCTGGCGGGCACGTCGCTGCATGAGCGGCTCCTGGACGCGCTCACCACGCGCGAGCCGTCGCGGTTCCTGTCGGAGCTGCCCTCGGGGGTGTGGCTGGAGGTGTCGGTCCGGCCGGTGGGCGGCGAGACCTGGGTGCTGGCCACGGACATCACCCGCCGCCAGCGCGCGGAGAGCGAGGCCGCGCGCACCGACGAGCGCTTCCGCCAGTTGGGCGAGCGCTTCCAGGTGGCGCTCGAATCCGCGCAGATGGCCGTCTGGGAGACGAACCTCGTCACCGGGCAGGTGTTCCGCTCGGAGGGGCATGACCGGCTCTACGGCTACATGCAGCCCCTGGCGGAGTGGACGCACGAGCGGTTCCTGGCGTCGCTGCATCCGGACGACCGGCCCGCGGTGGAAGCGCAGGTGACGTCCATCTTCCACAACGACGTGCTGTCGTACGCCTCCACGTTCCGCACGCACTGGCCGGACGACACGTGGCACTGGCTGAACAGCCGTGCGCGCGTCATCCGCGACGCGAACGGAAAGGTGATGGTGGTGCGCGGGGCCATCCTGGACATCACCGCGCTGAAGGAGACGGAGGAGGCGTTGCAGGAGGCGGTGCGGACGCGCGACGACTTCCTGTCGGTGGCGAGCCACGAGCTGCGCACGCCGCTCACGTCGCTGCGGCTCCAGGTGGATCTCCTGCGGCGCATGTTCCAGAACCCCACGAGCGATCCGCTGGGCACCGCGAAGGCGACGACGCGGCTGGACGCGGCGGACCGGCAGCTCAAGCGGTTGGGGGCGCTGCTCGACAACCTGCTGGACGTCAGCCGGATCCGCACGGGCAAGCTGGACTTCGACCTGGCGCCAGGCGACCTGGCGACCGTGGCGGAGGACCTGGTGGCGCGCTTCGCGGACGAGGCGAAGCAGTCCGGGGTGGAGCTGGCCGCGCGGCTGGAAGCGCCGGCGCCGGGCCGGTTCGACCGGCTCCGGATGGAGCAGGTGGTGAGCAACCTCATCGCCAATGCGCTGCGCTACGGCCAGGGCTCGCCGGTGCAGGTGTCGCTGCGCCAGCAGGACGATCAACTGAGGCTGGAGGTGCGGGACGGAGGTCCAGGCGTCCCCGAGGTGGAGCGCGAGCGCATCTTCCAGCGCTTCGCCCAGGTCCAGGGCTCCGCGCGCACGGGGGGCCTGGGGTTGGGGCTCTACATCGTGCGGCAGATCCTGGAAGCGCACGGCGGACGTGTCTGGGTGGAGGACGCGCCCGGTGGCGGCGCGGCCTTCGTGGTGACGCTGCCCGCGGACGCGACGTAG